Within bacterium, the genomic segment GAAGAGGCACTGTCTGGAACGCCAGAAAACCCTATTGTATTTCACCATGGTCACCTCGATCTCGACAGTCTGACCTCTGCCGAGGGCTTACAGCTCCCACAGAGCGTGGGTGGTGGCCTCTATCTCGACAGTCTGACGCCAGCCGAGAAGGCTAAAATAGTGGCTGAAAGACCTGACTTATATGTATATTAGCAAAACAAAAACAAGTGAAAGGTGTGATTATGTGCGTCGCAACTGTGCGCCGATGGTGCGGAGGCGTACATCAATGTGTTCATACCCTCGATCGATGTGTTCGATGCGATCTAGGACCGTAGTTCCGCGAGCGATCATACCGGCTACGAGCATGGTTGCGCCAGCGCGTATGTCGTAGCTGACGAGCTCCGTACCGACGAGTGGTGTCGGACCAGTGATCATGCCTGTATGCGCATCGCGAATAGCGATCGAAGCTCCCATGCGCTGTAATTCGAATAAATATTGTAGCCGACCTTCGTAGAGCGTCTCAAAGATCTCGGATATACCCTCGCATTGAGTGAGGAGCACTGCGAGTGGCGTCTGCAGGTCGCTTGGAAAGTTCGGATAAGGCTGCGTGCGAACTTGGACTGCTCGATAAGTTTCACCAGGCAGGATATGAATAGTGCGCGCATCGATCAGGCGATAACGAACACCGATTGCATCAAAGATGGTCAGCAGCGAGTCGTGCTCATCGATGATGAAGTCATGCACAATTAGTTCGCCACGACTGGCTGCCGCGGCGATTGCAAGCGTTCCAGATTCGAGCTGATCCGGCGGTACACGCCATTCGCCACCATGGAGCGTGTCGACAGCATGGATAATGAGGTTGTGGGTGCCAATGCCTTCGATCTGTGCGCCAAAGTGTACGAGCATGTGACAGAAATCTACGACGTGTGGCTCGACAGCGACCATGCGCAGCTCGGTTGTATGATTGCCAAGACAAGCAGCCATGATGGCATTCTCGGCGCCGGTAACCGTGAGCTCACCTAAGATGATCCGCCCGCCCCGACTCGTGCCTCTGACTCGGGTTGTACCGTTCGTTTGATCGATACTATAGCCGAGCTCGTGAAAAGCTTTGAGGTGGCTGGCGATAGGTCGCGCGCCGATGATGTCCCCACCTGGCTGGGCTATGGCGATGTCGCCAGTACGGGCTGCAGCTGCGCCAAGTACCAGGACTGACGCGCGCATCTTGGCGGTCAGTCCCTCGGGAATGCTGCCGGCACGAATGTGAGTCGGTTCAACTCGTACGCTATGGTCCTGGCGTGTAATCTTCGCGCCGAGGCTTTCCAGAATCTCGCACATCACATCAACGTCACTGAGATCGGGAACGTTATGAAGCGTAACCGGCTCTTGGGAGAGTAATGTGGCTGCGAGCATCGGCAGCACGGCGTTCTTGGAGCCGGCAGTATGCCATTCTCCCCGAAGTGGTGTCGGACCATCGATGATAAGTTGAGCCATGGTGCTTATACTATAGCAAATTCACCCCATCGCGGTGAGAGGCTGTGGTAGAATAGCTTCAGTGATATTGCTAGATCGTGTGACAGTCATGTACCCCAATAAAACCGTCGCCTTGAGCGGCGTTAGTTTGCATATTCAGCCAAAAGAATTTGTGACTGTGGTGGGGGCATCAGGTGCAGGGAAGTCGACCCTGATCCGACTACTGATCAAAGAAGAAGATCCGACGAGCGGCAAGATTATCGTTGGCTCGATCGACTACGACACGATCACCAAGAAGAATATTCCACATCTGAGACGTCGGATTGGTGTTGTCTTCCAGGACTTTAAGCTCTTGCCAAATCTGACTGTGTACGAAAACGTAGCCTTTGCTCTGGAAGTCAGTGGTGTGCGCACGAGTGAAATTCGACGCGCGGTGCCAAAGATCTTGCAGCTGGTTGGCTTGGCTGAGAAGGCTAGTAACTACCCAGGTGAGATATCGGGTGGAGAAAAGCAGCGTGTGGCGATTGCACGCGCTCTGGTGCGTAATCCAAAGATCTTGATTGCCGACGAGCCAACTGGCAATCTCGATCCGAAGAACTCTTGGGATATTATCGAGTTACTCTTAAAGATTAATAAATTCGGGACTACAGTTCTCTTAACGACGCACAACAAGGAAATCGTCAATGCCTTGAAGCGTCGGGTAATTACCATCCAGCGAGGGCGCATTGTAAAAGATGAAAAAGTCGGGAGGTACATCCTCTAATGATTACTTTCTGGCGCATTATTAAGTCTGGGTTTAAAAATCTGTTTCGCAATGCGTGGCTGTCGATTGCTGCAACAGCGATTATGGTTATTACTTTGGTGATCGTGTCGGTTTTTGCGTTCTCCGCACTCTTCCTCCAGAATCAATTGTCGGTGATTCGCGACAAGATCGATCTGACGATTTTCTTGAGCGAGAAGGCGACCCAAGAAGATATTACTAAGTTGCAGGAGGGGATTAAGGGTTTTGATAATGTGAAAGGCGTAACCTATATATCCAAGGCCGATGCACTTGAGCGCCTACGCACAAGCAGTAAGGATGGCGAGCAGCTTGCTCGCACTGCTCAAGAGATTGGTAATCCGCTGCCGGCATCAATAGAAGTCAAGACAGAGTCGCTTGATAACCTCGATAAGCTTGATTCGGACATACGAGCACTTCCACAGGGAAATGTGATTTCTCAAACCAGCTTGCAGGATAATAATGTACGCAAGCAGATCGTCGAAAATATCAATAAGATCTCTCAGGGTGTGAGTCGGATTGGGACAATCATCTCAGTCGCATTCTTAATAGTGTCACTGCTTATCATTTTCAATACGATTCGAATGGCGATCTTCACCCGCCGTGAAGAGATCGACATTATGAAGCTGGTTGGCGCGACCAAGTGGTATATTCGTGGGCCATTTTTGGTCGAGGGCGCTGTGTATGGCATTATCGGCGCAACCATAGCTATCGCGATCACGATACCGGCCCTTAACTTTGCCAAGCCACTATTTGTGAACTACTTTAGTACAACCGACGTGATTGACTTTGTCGCTTCACGATATAATCTGGTGATCTCAGGTATGTACGCTCTTGGCGTAATGATTGGTGCCACTTCCAGTTATTTGGCGATCTCTCGACACTTGAAGCTCTAGTGGTATCAGCGTATACTAGTCGTAGCGCAGGTATTAGGATAGGCGCAAACAAAAGGAGGGGACTTCTGAATATTAGATCATCATTGAGGCACGTCAAGCACGTGCTCGTTATCGTTTCTGCACTTGTACTAGCTGGATTAGCTCCGGTGGCGCATGCTGCTGACTATGACGCGCAAATCAATGCGCTGCAGTCGCAAATCAAGCAAAATCAGTCGGCCGCTAGCCAGAAGGCAGCGGAAGCTTCGACTTTACAGGGTAAGGTGAATCAACTGAATGCTGAGATTGCGGCAACTCAAGCTGCATTAAATCTTACGCAGACGCAATTATTGAAGACCCAATCGGATATCGATGCTCAGACTACTGAGCTCGCAAAGCAAACTGATAGTCTACGAGAAAACTTGCGAGCTATGTATCGCGATCGAGATGTTACCCCCTTAGAAGTGTTGGCATCGAGTCAAAACTTGAGCGACTTCGTTGGTCGTCAGCAGTACATGCAGGATATTAAGACCAAGATCCAGGCAAATATTGATGCTATCAATGCGGCGAAGGCAAAGCTCGAGCAAGCGAAGGCGGATCTCTCGGCACAACAAGCTAATCAGCAAGGTCAGCTGGCTCAAATTAATGCAAAAAAAGCTGAACAAGCTAAGCTCCTCGCTGAGACACGCGGACAAGAGGCGGCATATCAGAGCGTCGTAGCTAAGAACAAGAAAGAACTCGATGCAGTATTTGCTGCTCGTGCTGCAGAAATTGCGCGCAATAATTCAGCCGGTGGGAGCTTCCGTCCTGGCGGGCAGTGTGGCGGTGGGTATCCAGATGTCTGGTGTCGCGCAGCTCAAGATGCTTTGGTGGATGATTATGGATACTATAACCGTGAGTGTGTGAGCTATGCGGCTTGGAAGCGTGCGGCAATAGGCAAGTGGGTACCGATGTACTGGGGTAATGCCGGTGACTGGTGGTACCGCGGTTCTGCAAATCTCACTCCTCAGTATGGCGATATTGTAGCCTGGCCGTATGGCAATCTGTCGCCATGGGGACACGTAGCAATTATCGAGTCTAATAACGGCTCATCAATCACGATTAGTGAGTATAACTACAGCCCGCGTGGTGGCTACTCGGTGCGAACGATTCCGTTTAGTCAATTAGGGAATGTTCGCTATATTCGATAGGTAAACAGTAAATCGAGGCCCCGAAAAGTTGGGTTACAAAAAATGAAACAAAAACGACATCATCCTTGGCTCAAGCACCTCATCGGAGTGACAGTCTTAAGTGTTTTTATGCTAGGGGTGATGATGCTCGTCGGGCATAGTCGAGTGAGTGCTGATGAGTATCAGCCGCTGATTGACGCGCTCTCCAAGCAGATCCAAGACAATCAAGCAATCGTCAAGCAGAAGCAGGCCGAGGGCGATAATCTAGAGAATCGACTCGATGCGGTGCGGGCCGATTTAGCATCTGCTCGCGCCAATCTTGAAATGACTCGTTTGCAAGTCTCACAGAATAAAGCGCGCCAGTCTGAGGTGCAAACTCGCCTCAAGAAACAGACCGATCTCTTAGGAGAGAACATCGCCGCAGTTTATAGGCAGGGAGGCATCTCACCACTTGAACTTATTGCTGGTTCGCAGAGCCTGAGCCAATACGTTGATAAGCAGCAGTACTACACGAGCTTGCGCGACAAAATTAATGATACTCTCGCTGAAATTGAGCGATCAAAGAAGCAGCTGGATGATCTGGAGATCGATTTGCGCATCAAAGAGAATGCCGAGAGTCTGCAAGAAAAGGTGATTGCCGAAAAAGAAGCAGAGCTCGCAAAGCTCCTCGAGCAAACGCGAGGGGAAGAGCAGAAGTATCGGGATCTCGTGAAGGCAGATCAGGCACAATTAAGCACCCTGCGCGCTCAGCAGGCCGCTGCTATCGCTGCCCAAAGTGCTGGGCGCACGTACTCCTTGACCACTGATTACCCTTGGTCTACGGTCGAGCCGTTTCCAAGCTGGGGTGTCGATCCGTGGGGCTTCTATTATCGTCAGTGTACGAGCTTCGCTGCTTGGCGGCGCGCCAGTCTCGGCAAACCAATTCCATCATGGGGCTTTATGGGGCCTGCTGACGCGAAGATGTGGCCTAACTGGGGGCGACAATTCAATATGCGCGTCGATGATCAGCCTGAGGTTGGTGCTATTGCGGTATATGGGGGCGGCGAGTATGGTCACGTCATGATCGTTGAGTCGGTCTTGAAGGATGGACAGCAGGTGTTAGTATCTGAGTTTAATGCAAACTGGGATGGTCGTTATAGTCAATCGCTCTGGCCTTCGAGTGTGCTGACCTACATTCATTAGTCAGTATGTGATTCTGAGTGCTGCAAGGACTTGGCAGATATAAGCTTTGATCGGTACAATGGAGATTATGACTCCAGCCAGAAAACCATCCGGATCATCTAGTCGTACTACTACACCCCAGGCTGTCCAAAAAGGTAAAGTCTTGCGGGCTTTGATGAAGCGTAACGGCGTAATAATTGCCGCTGTCATACTGGGTGGATTTTTTGGATGGTTTGCACGGTCTTCGGTTATTTTGCGTGAAGGTAGCTTTGCTGCAAATGATATCGCCACAGTACGCGAACTATTGAAAGCCAGCTATGATGGCGATATAGATCAGTCGAAGCAGGCCGAAGGTGCGATACGCGGGCTTGTTGCAAGCCTCGGAGACCCGTATACCACCTATATGGATGTGGCAGAAGCCAAGGATTTGGCGGATGATCTGAAGGGTGAATTGAGTGGCATTGGTGTCGAGGTTGGAATCAAAAACAATCGTTTGACCGTGATCGCACCAATCGATGGCACGCCTGCTGCCAAGGCCGGAATCCGAGCCGGTGATGTGATAGCGCTTATAGATGGTAAGGATAGCTCGCAGATGACGCTCGATGAGGCGGTCAAGAATATCCGTGGAGATAAGGGGACGACCGTGAATCTCACTATCATCCGTGGCAATGAGAAGGCTCGGGAGGTGAGCATCGTGCGCGACACTATTACCGTTTCGAGCGTCAGCCAAGAGATCAAGGACGGTAATGTAGGTTATATTCGATTGCGTCGGTTTGGTGATGACACTGATCTGGCATTTCGTAATGCGACAGCTGATCTCGCTTCGAAAGGGGTGAAGAGTGTTATTTTGGATCTTCGAGATAACCCAGGTGGGTATCTTGATAGTGCAGTGACCGTTGCATCTGAATTCGTTGGGACTGGTACGATTGTCGAAGAGCGCAGCCGACACTTTAGCGAGCCAAAGACTATGACAGCAAATCCAGGTGGTAATCTTACCAAGGTAAAGGTGATTGTACTGATTAATCAAGGCTCGGCCTCCGCGTCAGAGATTGCTGCTGGTGCCTTGAAGGACAATGGACGCGCCACTCTGGTAGGTGAGAGGTCGTTTGGCAAAGGAAGTGTGCAGGAAGTGAGGAAGCTCGCGAATGGTGCTCAGCTCAAGGTGACCGTCGCACATTGGTATACGCCAAATGGGGTGAATATATCCAAGGAAGGCATCGCACCAGATGTGGAAGTGAAGTTTACCAACGATGACTATAATGCGAATCGTGACCCTCAGCTCGAAAAAGCCCTCGATCTTGCTCGACAATAGTATCTATTCAAAATATCCTTCTCTGCAAACCCCTTGCGGCTATAGGTGCCTTACGCGTAGACTAGTATGGAAGAGGGAGGGTTACTAGTGGTACAAAAACAAGAGACAAAATACATATTCATTACCGGTGGAGTGGTTTCAGGCTCCGGAAAAGGAATCACCGCAGCATCGATCGGAGCCATCTTAAAAGCCAGAGGATTGCGGGTCAACATTCAAAAAATGGACCCGTATTTTAATTTTGATGCCGGGACCCTGAATCCAGCTGAGCATGGCGAGGTGTTTGTGACACAAGATGGGGCGGAGACCGACTTGGATCTCGGTCATTATGAGAGATTTCTTGATCAACAGCTTACTCGCCAAAGTTCAGTGATGAGTGGACAGGTCTACGCAAAAGTGTTTGCAGACGAGCGCGATGGTGCGTTTCTGGGTAAGACAGTACAGGTGATACCGCATATCACCGATGAATATCAGCGTCGCATCCTAGAGGCGGGTAAGGGTTTCGACGTGATGATGACTGAAGTTGGCGGTACGATCGGTGACTATGAGTCGCTGGCGGTCATCGACGCGCTTAGGCAGTTTAAGCGACGAGTTGGTGCTGAGAATGTTCTCTATGCCCATGTAGTGTTCCTGCCCTACTTAGCCGCTTCAAAGGAGCTTAAGTCAAAGCCGGCACAAAACTCGGTGCGAGATCTGCGTGAAGTTGGTATCCAGCCCGACATTCTGGCGGTGCGTACAGACCACCCAATCAAAGCGAGCATCTTCGAGAAGCTCTCGCAATTTTGCGATGTTGATAAAGAGGCGATAGTTGGTTTGCCGACAGCCAAAACGGTCTACGAAGTGCCGTTACG encodes:
- the ftsE gene encoding cell division ATP-binding protein FtsE: MILLDRVTVMYPNKTVALSGVSLHIQPKEFVTVVGASGAGKSTLIRLLIKEEDPTSGKIIVGSIDYDTITKKNIPHLRRRIGVVFQDFKLLPNLTVYENVAFALEVSGVRTSEIRRAVPKILQLVGLAEKASNYPGEISGGEKQRVAIARALVRNPKILIADEPTGNLDPKNSWDIIELLLKINKFGTTVLLTTHNKEIVNALKRRVITIQRGRIVKDEKVGRYIL
- a CDS encoding CHAP domain-containing protein, whose amino-acid sequence is MKQKRHHPWLKHLIGVTVLSVFMLGVMMLVGHSRVSADEYQPLIDALSKQIQDNQAIVKQKQAEGDNLENRLDAVRADLASARANLEMTRLQVSQNKARQSEVQTRLKKQTDLLGENIAAVYRQGGISPLELIAGSQSLSQYVDKQQYYTSLRDKINDTLAEIERSKKQLDDLEIDLRIKENAESLQEKVIAEKEAELAKLLEQTRGEEQKYRDLVKADQAQLSTLRAQQAAAIAAQSAGRTYSLTTDYPWSTVEPFPSWGVDPWGFYYRQCTSFAAWRRASLGKPIPSWGFMGPADAKMWPNWGRQFNMRVDDQPEVGAIAVYGGGEYGHVMIVESVLKDGQQVLVSEFNANWDGRYSQSLWPSSVLTYIH
- a CDS encoding S41 family peptidase, which gives rise to MTPARKPSGSSSRTTTPQAVQKGKVLRALMKRNGVIIAAVILGGFFGWFARSSVILREGSFAANDIATVRELLKASYDGDIDQSKQAEGAIRGLVASLGDPYTTYMDVAEAKDLADDLKGELSGIGVEVGIKNNRLTVIAPIDGTPAAKAGIRAGDVIALIDGKDSSQMTLDEAVKNIRGDKGTTVNLTIIRGNEKAREVSIVRDTITVSSVSQEIKDGNVGYIRLRRFGDDTDLAFRNATADLASKGVKSVILDLRDNPGGYLDSAVTVASEFVGTGTIVEERSRHFSEPKTMTANPGGNLTKVKVIVLINQGSASASEIAAGALKDNGRATLVGERSFGKGSVQEVRKLANGAQLKVTVAHWYTPNGVNISKEGIAPDVEVKFTNDDYNANRDPQLEKALDLARQ
- the murA gene encoding UDP-N-acetylglucosamine 1-carboxyvinyltransferase — its product is MAQLIIDGPTPLRGEWHTAGSKNAVLPMLAATLLSQEPVTLHNVPDLSDVDVMCEILESLGAKITRQDHSVRVEPTHIRAGSIPEGLTAKMRASVLVLGAAAARTGDIAIAQPGGDIIGARPIASHLKAFHELGYSIDQTNGTTRVRGTSRGGRIILGELTVTGAENAIMAACLGNHTTELRMVAVEPHVVDFCHMLVHFGAQIEGIGTHNLIIHAVDTLHGGEWRVPPDQLESGTLAIAAAASRGELIVHDFIIDEHDSLLTIFDAIGVRYRLIDARTIHILPGETYRAVQVRTQPYPNFPSDLQTPLAVLLTQCEGISEIFETLYEGRLQYLFELQRMGASIAIRDAHTGMITGPTPLVGTELVSYDIRAGATMLVAGMIARGTTVLDRIEHIDRGYEHIDVRLRTIGAQLRRT
- a CDS encoding CHAP domain-containing protein; translated protein: MRHVKHVLVIVSALVLAGLAPVAHAADYDAQINALQSQIKQNQSAASQKAAEASTLQGKVNQLNAEIAATQAALNLTQTQLLKTQSDIDAQTTELAKQTDSLRENLRAMYRDRDVTPLEVLASSQNLSDFVGRQQYMQDIKTKIQANIDAINAAKAKLEQAKADLSAQQANQQGQLAQINAKKAEQAKLLAETRGQEAAYQSVVAKNKKELDAVFAARAAEIARNNSAGGSFRPGGQCGGGYPDVWCRAAQDALVDDYGYYNRECVSYAAWKRAAIGKWVPMYWGNAGDWWYRGSANLTPQYGDIVAWPYGNLSPWGHVAIIESNNGSSITISEYNYSPRGGYSVRTIPFSQLGNVRYIR
- a CDS encoding ABC transporter permease, translating into MITFWRIIKSGFKNLFRNAWLSIAATAIMVITLVIVSVFAFSALFLQNQLSVIRDKIDLTIFLSEKATQEDITKLQEGIKGFDNVKGVTYISKADALERLRTSSKDGEQLARTAQEIGNPLPASIEVKTESLDNLDKLDSDIRALPQGNVISQTSLQDNNVRKQIVENINKISQGVSRIGTIISVAFLIVSLLIIFNTIRMAIFTRREEIDIMKLVGATKWYIRGPFLVEGAVYGIIGATIAIAITIPALNFAKPLFVNYFSTTDVIDFVASRYNLVISGMYALGVMIGATSSYLAISRHLKL